The proteins below come from a single Aspergillus oryzae RIB40 DNA, chromosome 5 genomic window:
- a CDS encoding uncharacterized protein (amino acid transporters), producing MRTEKAVGSVAYATAPEDNPSDKHGTVQDMMDMWRVGRDQELNVSDCRYILRVAYTEMINGLQRNFRFLSVLGFSAVLMCTWEAVLFSGPLTIKTRAPTSGGQYHWVSEFAPRSCQKPLSYITGWVCVLGWHTGIAGCSYTVANMLVGVIAINYPDSYTYEPWHVTLLVIAVAVVALMFNTFLAQKLPLIEGVILIVHCFGFFGILIPLWVLSPSVAPSEVFGSIEDRGDWGSNGLSCLVGLVGPIYALIGPDSAVHMSEEIQDASRVLPQGMIWTLILNGATGFVMIVTYAFCVGNIDEVLESQTGFPFIQVFLNSTGSVKAATGMTVVIMVMQFCAAISNVATTSRQVYAFARDQGLPFSGILCQISPTFTVPLNALFLSLIIVSLLSLINIGSSVAFNAIMSLGTAALLSSYIISISCVRLRRWRNQPLPPARWSMGKFTPVIDSISILVLMVIFVFSFFPVTRHVTAQSMNWSIVIFSGVTLFAMAYYHAYARKVYRGPVVRVRLVE from the exons ATGCGGACCGAGAAAGCAGTAGGGTCAGTGGCATACGCCACAGCACCCGAAGACAATCCTTCTGATAAACATGGGACGGTACAGGACATGATGGACATGTGGCGTGTGGGCAGGGATCAGGAGCTGAATGTAAGCGATTGCAGATACATTCTTAGGGTGGCATATACTGAAATGATTAATGGCTTGCAGCGGAACTTTCGGTTTCTATCTGTCCTCGGCTTCAGTGCAGTGTTGATGTGCACTTGGGAAGCGGTACTCTT CTCTGGTCCACTGACAATAAAGACTAGGGCGCCCACGTCCGGCGGCCAATACCATTGGGTATCAGAATTCGCACCCCGGAGTTGTCAAAAGCCCTTGAGCTACATCACCGGGTGGGTGTGCGTGCTAGGCTGGCATACTGGGATCGCCGGCTGTTCATACACGGTAGCCAACATGTTGGTCGGTGTGATTGCCATCAACTATCCCGATTCATATACCTATGAGCCATGGCATGTCACGCTGTTGGTTATCGCAGTAGCAGTCGTCGCGTTGATGTTCAACACATTCTTAGCCCAGAAGCTACCCTTGATCGAGGGGGTTATCTTGATCGTCCAttgttttggtttctttggtATCCTGATTCCCCTCTGGGTCTTGTCGCCTTCCGTAGCACCATCGGAAGTATTTGGGTCTATTGAGGATCGCGGCGACTGGGGTAGCAATGGCTTGTCATGCTTAGTAGGACTGGTTGGGCCGATATATGCATTGATTG GCCCCGACTCAGCTGTCCACATGT CCGAAGAAATCCAGGATGCATCTCGCGTACTTCCGCAAGGAATGATCTGGACTCTTATTCTGAATGGCGCGACGGGATTCGTCATGATTGTGACTTACGCATTCTGCGTGGGAAACATTGATGAAGTGTTGGAGTCTCAAACAGGCTTCCCCTTCATCCAAGTTTTCCTAAACTCCACCGGATCTGTGAAAGCTGCAACTGGTATGACAGTAGTGATTATGGTCATGCAGTTCTGCGCTGCCATCAGCAACGTTGCGACGACATCGCGGCAGGTCTATGCCTTCGCCCGGGACCAAGGCCTCCCATTTTCAGGAATCCTATGTCAG ATAAGCCCTACCTTCACCGTTCCACTCAATGCCTTATTCCTCAGCCTTATCATCGTGTCTCTCCTCTCGCTTATCAACATCGGCTCATCCGTGGCCTTTAATGCCATTATGTCCCTGGGAACTGCGGCTCTCCTGTCGTCGTACATCATTTCGATTAGCTGCGTCCGCCTCCGTCGATGGAGAAACCAACCCCTGCCTCCAGCACGCTGGAGCATGGGAAAGTTCACGCCGGTCATCGACTCGATTTCGATTCTCGTTTTAATGGTCATTTTTGTGTTTAGCTTTTTCCCAGTCACGCGTCATGTCACTGCGCAGTCAATGAACTGGAGTATCGTCATATTCAGCGGCGTGACTCTCTTTGCCATGGCATACTACCACGCTTACGCGCGGAAGGTGTATAGAGGACCCGTTGTAAGGGTAAGGCTGGTCGAATGA
- a CDS encoding putative amino acid transporter (amino acid transporters): MSDQYLSSTPRDQDSEAREAILAQHLNPQFTASLQDETFAPSETTHEGAEDSPEPQSSLLLQGGDIHRDLYRIEAKSKQAKIDKRAASFSVPPREAEDAIEEGVAAMEPGSFRRHFVQQHKNGNFDSPGVTTSFLDFLDLYGNFAGEDLAETEEDSVVSEDRETRTLPWEQTPLIQRARRRSRVGRPGDASNMKTFFTLLKAFVGTGIIFLPKAFRNGGILFSSITLVTVALITTVCFRLLLQCRRQYGGGYGEIGERIAGPRLRSLILSSITISQIGFVCTCFIFTAENIQAFLKAMATNISTGSLILLQLLVLIPLAWIRNISKLGPAALLSDVFILLGLGYIYWYDVATLVTRPGADPTVELFNPHSFTLTIGSSIFTFEGIGLVLPIQSSMRKPQHFDRLLYIVMAIITTLFTAVGALSYATFGNRTQTEIFSNFPQTDRLVNTIQFLYSLAILVGAPIQLFPATRIMEGKLFGHKSGKGDTSIKWKKNIFRMVLVLCCAFISSVGAGDLDKFVSIIGSFACVPLVYIYPAYLHWKGVAELPWEKRGDIAMMVLGFVFMIYTTIATLAVWVQGSP; this comes from the coding sequence ATGTCCGACCAGTACCTTAGCTCCACGCCTCGAGACCAGGACTCCGAGGCCCGCGAGGCTATCCTGGCCCAGCACCTCAACCCTCAGTTCACAGCCTCGCTGCAGGATGAGACCTTTGCCCCCTCAGAAACGACCCACGAAGGTGCGGAGGACAGCCCGGAACCGCAGTCCTCTCTCCTACTTCAAGGTGGCGACATACACCGTGACCTTTACCGGATTGAAGCCAAGTCTAAGCAGGCGAAGATAGATAAACGGGCCGCAAGCTTTTCCGTTCCCCCAAGAGAGGCGGAAGATGCAATAGAAGAGGGTGTCGCAGCTATGGAGCCCGGCAGCTTCCGTCGCCATTTCGTGCAACAGCACAAGAATGGCAATTTCGATTCTCCGGGGGTGACGACGTCCTTCCTCGATTTCCTCGATCTATATGGTAATTTTGCCGGCGAGGATCTAGCAGAGACGGAGGAAGATTCGGTGGTCAGCGAAGACCGGGAAACTAGGACATTGCCATGGGAGCAAACCCCCTTGATCCAGAGGGCCCGGCGGCGTTCACGAGTCGGCCGTCCGGGTGACGCATCCAATATGAAAACATTTTTCACACTGCTGAAGGCGTTCGTTGGCACAGGCATTATTTTCCTGCCCAAAGCATTCCGCAACGGAGgaattttattttcctcGATTACGCTAGTGACGGTTGCGTTGATCACCACTGTGTGctttcgccttctcctgcaGTGTCGTCGACAATATGGTGGGGGTTATGGCGAAATTGGTGAGCGGATTGCAGGACCTCGTCTCCGGTCCCTTATCCTCTCGtccatcaccatctctcAGATTGGCTTCGTGTGCACgtgtttcatcttcaccgCCGAGAATATTCAGGCCTTCTTAAAGGCCATGGCGACTAATATCTCGACGGGGAGTTTGATCTTGCTCCAATTGCTCGTGCTCATTCCGCTCGCTTGGATTCGAAACATCTCTAAGCTGGGTCCGGCAGCGCTGCTTTCCGATGTGTTCATTCTCCTGGGACTAGGATATATCTACTGGTACGACGTTGCGACTCTCGTAACGCGACCGGGAGCAGACCCAACCGTCGAGCTATTCAACCCGCACTCATTCACGCTGACCATCGGTTCGTCGATTTTCACCTTCGAAGGTATCGGTCTCGTATTGCCAATCCAGTCCTCAATGAGGAAGCCGCAACATTTCGACCGTCTTCTATACATCGTCATGGCGATCATCACTACACTCTTCACAGCAGTGGGCGCATTATCTTATGCTACATTCGGTAACCGGACTCAGACAGAGATCTTCAGCAATTTCCCCCAAACAGACAGACTTGTCAACACGATCCAATTTCTTTACTCCCTTGCAATCCTAGTGGGCGCTCCAATTCAACTGTTTCCAGCTACCCGTATCATGGAGGGCAAGCTCTTTGGGCACAAGTCCGGGAAAGGTGACACGTCAAtcaaatggaagaagaatatcTTCCGAATGGTCCTCGTTTTATGCTGTgccttcatctcctccgttGGTGCGGGTGACTTGGACAAATTTGTTTCCATAATCGGGTCGTTTGCGTGTGTACCGCTGGTCTATATATACCCGGCGTATCTGCATTGGAAAGGCGTGGCCGAGCTTCCGTGGGAGAAACGGGGAGATATTGCTATGATGGTGCTTGGTTTCGTGTTTATGATTTACACTACCATTGCTACGTTGGCTGTTTGGGTTCAAGGCAGTCCATGA
- a CDS encoding GNAT family N-acetyltransferase (predicted protein) has product MANQSTLRLREVSPEDIPKISEVWFRAFSTTPHNLELFPDTPAVRTWWNEANYHDLVNKPYQKYLKVVDAAHPGDILAYGKWDLQPDRCGERYPPWHPESNAELCDQFFGGIEKQRRRLMQGREHYCTTPSPRLTYVGFNHVIDLDMLATNPDHQRRGAASLLVQWGCDQADRNGVAIYIASSKQGVGLYRKFGFELLGGLDDTPEGANPMVREPRRLN; this is encoded by the coding sequence ATGGCGAATCAGTCGACCCTCAGACTTAGGGAAGTGAGTCCAGAGGACATCCCCAAGATCAGCGAAGTATGGTTCCGCGCCTTCAGTACGACGCCACACAACCTGGAGTTGTTTCCCGACACCCCCGCCGTGCGCACGTGGTGGAATGAAGCCAATTACCATGACCTCGTGAACAAACCATACCAGAAGTATCTCAAGGTCGTCGATGCCGCTCACCCCGGTGATATCCTCGCATACGGAAAATGGGACCTGCAGCCGGATAGGTGTGGTGAGCGATATCCGCCATGGCATCCCGAGTCGAATGCCGAGCTCTGCGACCAATTCTTCGGGGGCATAGAGAAGCAGCGCAGAAGATTGATGCAAGGACGAGAGCACTACTGTacaaccccctccccccGACTGACATACGTTGGTTTTAATCACGTTATAGACCTAGATATGCTGGCCACCAATCCTGATCATCAGCGGCGAGGTGCTGCTTCCCTGTTGGTGCAATGGGGATGTGATCAAGCTGACCGCAACGGTGTCGCAATCTACATAGCCTCCAGTAAACAGGGGGTTGGACTGTATCGGAAGTTCGGGTTCGAGCTACTGGGAGGCCTTGACGATACTCCTGAAGGAGCCAATCCCATGGTCAGAGAGCCTAGAAGGCTGAATTGA